Proteins from a single region of Choloepus didactylus isolate mChoDid1 chromosome 10, mChoDid1.pri, whole genome shotgun sequence:
- the LOC119505735 gene encoding acyl-coenzyme A amino acid N-acyltransferase 2-like — MLQLTATPASALADEPVHIRVTGLPPSQMVTLTASLKDEKGNLFQSRAFYRANEAGQVDVEQDPAFGGDYVGVHPMGLFWSLKPERAFQRLLKKDVMNSPFWVTLDLYDSVCLEDSATVQPRVSQTVQRWFSAPGLQRTQIREGRVRGALFLPPGEGPFPGVIDLFGGIGGLVEFRASLLAAHGFAVLALAYFAYEDLPDQLLEVDLEYFEEAANLLLAHPKIQRPGIGVISVCKGAEIGLAMACYLKQVAAVVCINGPNAVLNVPLRYRDQVVQPILCVVERIQVQVSGAGHLRSCHGDPRDVLNGQSVLPVEKAEGPILFIVGEKDECLDGRAHALQAMEQLRSHGRSSGRMLVYPGAGHLLEPPYSPLCYASRSPGLARPLLWGGDPAAHAAAQEHAWGEIQKFFWQHLLPTRSKL, encoded by the exons ATGCTCCAGCTGACAGCCACCCCAGCAAGTGCCCTTGCAGACGAGCCAGTTCACATCCGAGTGACTGGCCTGCCCCCTTCCCAGATGGTGACCCTCACGGCGTCCCTGAAGGATGAGAAGGGGAATCTGTTCCAGTCCAGAGCCTTCTACAGGGCCAATGAGGCTGGCCAGGTGGATGTGGAGCAGGACCCTGCATTTGGAGGCGACTATGTGGGGGTACACCCCATGGGCCTCTTCTGGTCCCTGAAGCCTGAGAGGGCTTTCCAGAGATTGCTAAAAAAGGATGTGATGAACAGCCCCTTTTGGGTCACTCTGGACCTGTATGACTCAGTGTGCTTGGAAGATTCAGCCACGGTTCAGCCCCGAGTCAGCCAGACTGTGCAGCGCTGGTTCTCCGCACCCGGGCTGCAGCGGACGCAGATCCGAGAGGGGCGGGTGCGAGGAGCCCTTTTTCTCCCTCCAG GGGAAGGCCCTTTCCCAGGAGTCATTGATCTGTTCGGGGGCATTGGGGGTCTGGTTGAATTTCGGGCCAGTCTGCTGGCTGCTCACGGCTTTGCAGTGCTGGCATTGGCATATTTTGCCTACGAAGACCTGCCGGACCAACTGTTGGAGGTGGATCTGGAATATTTTGAGGAAGCTGCCAACTTGCTACTGGCTCATCCCAAG ATCCAAAGGCCAGGAATCGGGGTGATCTCTGTGTGCAAAGGTGCAGAGATCGGGCTGGCCATGGCCTGCTACCTGAAGCAGGTGGCGGCCGTCGTCTGCATCAATGGTCCCAACGCCGTCTTGAACGTTCCGCTCAGGTACCGGGACCAGGTGGTGCAACCCATCCTCTGCGTCGTGGAGCGCATTCAGGTGCAAGTCTCAGGTGCCGGGCACCTGCGCAGCTGTCACGGGGACCCCCGGGatgtgctgaatgggcagagcgtGCTTCCTGTCGAAAAGGCCGAGGGTCCGATCCTCTTCATCGTGGGGGAGAAAGACGAATGTCTTGATGGCCGCGCGCACGCGTTGCAGGCCATGGAGCAGCTGCGGAGCCACGGGAGAAGCAGCGGCAGGATGCTGGTGTACCCCGGCGCCGGCCACCTCCTGGAGCCGCCTTACTCCCCGCTGTGCTACGCTTCCCGGAGCCCTGGCCTTGCCCGGCCCTTGCTCTGGGGAGGGGACCCTGCTGCCCACGCGGCAGCCCAGGAGCACGCCTGGGGAGAGATCCAGAAGTTCTTCTGGCAACACCTCCTTCCCACCAGAAGCAAACTCTGA